One part of the Macaca mulatta isolate MMU2019108-1 chromosome 6, T2T-MMU8v2.0, whole genome shotgun sequence genome encodes these proteins:
- the HARS2 gene encoding histidine--tRNA ligase, mitochondrial isoform X6 encodes MPLLGLLPRRAWAALLSQLLRPPCASCTGAVRCQSQVAEAVLTSQLKAHQEKPNFIIKIPKGTRDLSPQHMVVREKILDLVISCFKRHGAKGMDTPAFELKETLTEKYGEDSGLMYDLKDQGGELLSLRYDLTYPSSLTDLCEVPFARYLAMSKVKKMKRYHVGKVWRRESPSIVQGRYREFCQCDFDIAGQFDPMIPDAECLKIMCEILSGLQLGDFLIKVNDRRIVDGMFAACGVPESKFRAICSSIDKLDKMAWKDVRHEMVAKKGLAPEVADRIGDYVQCHGGVSLVEQMFQDPRLSQNKQALEGLEDLKLLFEYLNLFGIAEKISFDLSLARGLDYYTGVIYEAVLLQTPTQAGEEPLNVGSVAAGGRYDGLVGMFDPKGHKVPCVGLSIGVERIFYIVEQRMKTKGEKVRTTETQVFVATPQKNFLQERLKLITELWDAGIKAEMLYKNNPKLLTQLHYCESTGIPLVVIIGEQELKEGIIKIRSVASREEVAIKRENLVAEIQKRLSES; translated from the exons ATGCCCCTGCTCGGACTTCTTCCCAGGAGGGCCTGGGCTGCGCTGCTCAGCCAGCTCCTGCGACCGCCCTGCGCTTCTTGCACCGGGGCGGTCCGTTGCCAAAGCCAG GTTGCAGAGGCAGTGTTAACATCCCAACTGAAAGCACATCAAGAGAAACCAAATTTTATTATCAAGATCCCAAAG GGTACCAGGGATCTTAGTCCTCAGCATATGGTTGTGAGGGAGAAAATTCTTGATTTGGTTATCAGCTGCTTTAAACGTCATGGAGCaaaggggatggataccccagcATTTGAGCTGAAG GAAACACTGACTGAGAAGTATGGAGAGGACTCTGGGCTCATGTATGATCTGAAGGATCAAGGTGGAGAGCTGTTGTCCCTCCGCTATGACCTTACT TATCCCTCTTCCTTAACCGATTTATGTGAGGTTCCCTTTGCTCGTTATTTGGCCATGAGTAAGGTGAAGAAGATGAAACGTTATCATGTTGGAAAGGTGTGGCGGCGAGAGAGCCCAAGCATAGTCCAAGGCCGCTACAGGGAGTTCTGCCAGTGT GATTTTGACATTGCTGGTCAGTTTGACCCTATGATCCCTGATGCAGAGTGTTTGAAGATCATGTGTGAAATCCTAAGTGGATTGCAGTTGGGAGACTTTCTCATTAAG GTAAATGACCGGCGGATTGTGGATGGGATGTTTGCTGCCTGTGGTGTTCCTGAAAGCAAGTTCCGTGCCATCTGCTCCTCCATAGATAAACTAGACAAG ATGGCTTGGAAAGATGTGAGACATGAGATGGTGGCGAAGAAAGGCCTGGCTCCTGAGGTGGCTGATCGAATTGGGGATTATGTCCAATGTCATG GTGGGGTATCCCTGGTAGAGCAAATGTTTCAGGATCCCAGACTATCCCAGAACAAGCAGGCCCTGGAGGGCCTGGAAGACCTGAAGCTGCTATTTGAATACCTGAATTTATTTGGAATTGCTGAGAAG ATCTCATTTGACCTCAGCCTGGCTCGGGGCCTAGACTACTATACAGGAGTGATCTATGAAGCAGTGCTGCTGCAGACCCCAACTCAGGCTGGGGAGGAGCCCCTGAATGTAGGCAGTGTGGCTGCTGGTGGGCGCTATGACGGGCTGGTGGGCATGTTTGACCCCAAGGGCCACAAGGTGCCATGTGTGGGACTCAGCATTGGGGTTGAACGCATCTTCTACATTGTGGAGCAGAGGATGAAG ACCAAAGGTGAGAAGGTGCGGACTACAGAGACTCAAGTGTTTGTGGCCACACCACAGAAGAACTTTCTCCAAGAACGGTTGAAACTTATTACAGAGCTTTGGGATGCTGGAATCAAG GCAGAGATGCTATACAAGAACAACCCCAAACTATTAACCCAGCTGCACTATTGTGAGAGCACAGGCATTCCACTGGTGGTCATTATTGGTGAGCAAGAACTGAAAGAAGGGATCATCAAGATCCGTTCGGTGGCCAGCAGAGAGGAG GTGGCCATTAAACGGGAAAATCTTGTGGCTGAAATTCAGAAGCGACTGTCTGAGTCTTGA
- the HARS2 gene encoding histidine--tRNA ligase, mitochondrial isoform X9, with translation MPLLGLLPRRAWAALLSQLLRPPCASCTGAVRCQSQVAEAVLTSQLKAHQEKPNFIIKIPKGTRDLSPQHMVVREKILDLVISCFKRHGAKGMDTPAFELKETLTEKYGEDSGLMYDLKDQGGELLSLRYDLTVPFARYLAMSKVKKMKRYHVGKVWRRESPSIVQGRYREFCQCDFDIAGQFDPMIPDAECLKIMCEILSGLQLGDFLIKVNDRRIVDGMFAACGVPESKFRAICSSIDKLDKMAWKDVRHEMVAKKGLAPEVADRIGDYVQCHGGVSLVEQMFQDPRLSQNKQALEGLEDLKLLFEYLNLFGIAEKISFDLSLARGLDYYTGVIYEAVLLQTPTQAGEEPLNVGSVAAGGRYDGLVGMFDPKGHKVPCVGLSIGVERIFYIVEQRMKTKGEKVRTTETQVFVATPQKNFLQERLKLITELWDAGIKAEMLYKNNPKLLTQLHYCESTGIPLVVIIGEQELKEGIIKIRSVASREEVAIKRENLVAEIQKRLSES, from the exons ATGCCCCTGCTCGGACTTCTTCCCAGGAGGGCCTGGGCTGCGCTGCTCAGCCAGCTCCTGCGACCGCCCTGCGCTTCTTGCACCGGGGCGGTCCGTTGCCAAAGCCAG GTTGCAGAGGCAGTGTTAACATCCCAACTGAAAGCACATCAAGAGAAACCAAATTTTATTATCAAGATCCCAAAG GGTACCAGGGATCTTAGTCCTCAGCATATGGTTGTGAGGGAGAAAATTCTTGATTTGGTTATCAGCTGCTTTAAACGTCATGGAGCaaaggggatggataccccagcATTTGAGCTGAAG GAAACACTGACTGAGAAGTATGGAGAGGACTCTGGGCTCATGTATGATCTGAAGGATCAAGGTGGAGAGCTGTTGTCCCTCCGCTATGACCTTACT GTTCCCTTTGCTCGTTATTTGGCCATGAGTAAGGTGAAGAAGATGAAACGTTATCATGTTGGAAAGGTGTGGCGGCGAGAGAGCCCAAGCATAGTCCAAGGCCGCTACAGGGAGTTCTGCCAGTGT GATTTTGACATTGCTGGTCAGTTTGACCCTATGATCCCTGATGCAGAGTGTTTGAAGATCATGTGTGAAATCCTAAGTGGATTGCAGTTGGGAGACTTTCTCATTAAG GTAAATGACCGGCGGATTGTGGATGGGATGTTTGCTGCCTGTGGTGTTCCTGAAAGCAAGTTCCGTGCCATCTGCTCCTCCATAGATAAACTAGACAAG ATGGCTTGGAAAGATGTGAGACATGAGATGGTGGCGAAGAAAGGCCTGGCTCCTGAGGTGGCTGATCGAATTGGGGATTATGTCCAATGTCATG GTGGGGTATCCCTGGTAGAGCAAATGTTTCAGGATCCCAGACTATCCCAGAACAAGCAGGCCCTGGAGGGCCTGGAAGACCTGAAGCTGCTATTTGAATACCTGAATTTATTTGGAATTGCTGAGAAG ATCTCATTTGACCTCAGCCTGGCTCGGGGCCTAGACTACTATACAGGAGTGATCTATGAAGCAGTGCTGCTGCAGACCCCAACTCAGGCTGGGGAGGAGCCCCTGAATGTAGGCAGTGTGGCTGCTGGTGGGCGCTATGACGGGCTGGTGGGCATGTTTGACCCCAAGGGCCACAAGGTGCCATGTGTGGGACTCAGCATTGGGGTTGAACGCATCTTCTACATTGTGGAGCAGAGGATGAAG ACCAAAGGTGAGAAGGTGCGGACTACAGAGACTCAAGTGTTTGTGGCCACACCACAGAAGAACTTTCTCCAAGAACGGTTGAAACTTATTACAGAGCTTTGGGATGCTGGAATCAAG GCAGAGATGCTATACAAGAACAACCCCAAACTATTAACCCAGCTGCACTATTGTGAGAGCACAGGCATTCCACTGGTGGTCATTATTGGTGAGCAAGAACTGAAAGAAGGGATCATCAAGATCCGTTCGGTGGCCAGCAGAGAGGAG GTGGCCATTAAACGGGAAAATCTTGTGGCTGAAATTCAGAAGCGACTGTCTGAGTCTTGA
- the HARS2 gene encoding histidine--tRNA ligase, mitochondrial isoform X13: MPLLGLLPRRAWAALLSQLLRPPCASCTGAVRCQSQVAEAVLTSQLKAHQEKPNFIIKIPKGTRDLSPQHMVVREKILDLVISCFKRHGAKGMDTPAFELKETLTEKYGEDSGLMYDLKDQGGELLSLRYDLTVPFARYLAMSKVKKMKRYHVGKVWRRESPSIVQGRYREFCQCDFDIAGQFDPMIPDAECLKIMCEILSGLQLGDFLIKMAWKDVRHEMVAKKGLAPEVADRIGDYVQCHGGVSLVEQMFQDPRLSQNKQALEGLEDLKLLFEYLNLFGIAEKISFDLSLARGLDYYTGVIYEAVLLQTPTQAGEEPLNVGSVAAGGRYDGLVGMFDPKGHKVPCVGLSIGVERIFYIVEQRMKTKGEKVRTTETQVFVATPQKNFLQERLKLITELWDAGIKAEMLYKNNPKLLTQLHYCESTGIPLVVIIGEQELKEGIIKIRSVASREEVAIKRENLVAEIQKRLSES, translated from the exons ATGCCCCTGCTCGGACTTCTTCCCAGGAGGGCCTGGGCTGCGCTGCTCAGCCAGCTCCTGCGACCGCCCTGCGCTTCTTGCACCGGGGCGGTCCGTTGCCAAAGCCAG GTTGCAGAGGCAGTGTTAACATCCCAACTGAAAGCACATCAAGAGAAACCAAATTTTATTATCAAGATCCCAAAG GGTACCAGGGATCTTAGTCCTCAGCATATGGTTGTGAGGGAGAAAATTCTTGATTTGGTTATCAGCTGCTTTAAACGTCATGGAGCaaaggggatggataccccagcATTTGAGCTGAAG GAAACACTGACTGAGAAGTATGGAGAGGACTCTGGGCTCATGTATGATCTGAAGGATCAAGGTGGAGAGCTGTTGTCCCTCCGCTATGACCTTACT GTTCCCTTTGCTCGTTATTTGGCCATGAGTAAGGTGAAGAAGATGAAACGTTATCATGTTGGAAAGGTGTGGCGGCGAGAGAGCCCAAGCATAGTCCAAGGCCGCTACAGGGAGTTCTGCCAGTGT GATTTTGACATTGCTGGTCAGTTTGACCCTATGATCCCTGATGCAGAGTGTTTGAAGATCATGTGTGAAATCCTAAGTGGATTGCAGTTGGGAGACTTTCTCATTAAG ATGGCTTGGAAAGATGTGAGACATGAGATGGTGGCGAAGAAAGGCCTGGCTCCTGAGGTGGCTGATCGAATTGGGGATTATGTCCAATGTCATG GTGGGGTATCCCTGGTAGAGCAAATGTTTCAGGATCCCAGACTATCCCAGAACAAGCAGGCCCTGGAGGGCCTGGAAGACCTGAAGCTGCTATTTGAATACCTGAATTTATTTGGAATTGCTGAGAAG ATCTCATTTGACCTCAGCCTGGCTCGGGGCCTAGACTACTATACAGGAGTGATCTATGAAGCAGTGCTGCTGCAGACCCCAACTCAGGCTGGGGAGGAGCCCCTGAATGTAGGCAGTGTGGCTGCTGGTGGGCGCTATGACGGGCTGGTGGGCATGTTTGACCCCAAGGGCCACAAGGTGCCATGTGTGGGACTCAGCATTGGGGTTGAACGCATCTTCTACATTGTGGAGCAGAGGATGAAG ACCAAAGGTGAGAAGGTGCGGACTACAGAGACTCAAGTGTTTGTGGCCACACCACAGAAGAACTTTCTCCAAGAACGGTTGAAACTTATTACAGAGCTTTGGGATGCTGGAATCAAG GCAGAGATGCTATACAAGAACAACCCCAAACTATTAACCCAGCTGCACTATTGTGAGAGCACAGGCATTCCACTGGTGGTCATTATTGGTGAGCAAGAACTGAAAGAAGGGATCATCAAGATCCGTTCGGTGGCCAGCAGAGAGGAG GTGGCCATTAAACGGGAAAATCTTGTGGCTGAAATTCAGAAGCGACTGTCTGAGTCTTGA
- the HARS2 gene encoding histidine--tRNA ligase, mitochondrial isoform X12, which produces MPLLGLLPRRAWAALLSQLLRPPCASCTGAVRCQSQVAEAVLTSQLKAHQEKPNFIIKIPKGTRDLSPQHMVVREKILDLVISCFKRHGAKGMDTPAFELKDFDIAGQFDPMIPDAECLKIMCEILSGLQLGDFLIKVNDRRIVDGMFAACGVPESKFRAICSSIDKLDKMAWKDVRHEMVAKKGLAPEVADRIGDYVQCHGGVSLVEQMFQDPRLSQNKQALEGLEDLKLLFEYLNLFGIAEKISFDLSLARGLDYYTGVIYEAVLLQTPTQAGEEPLNVGSVAAGGRYDGLVGMFDPKGHKVPCVGLSIGVERIFYIVEQRMKTKGEKVRTTETQVFVATPQKNFLQERLKLITELWDAGIKAEMLYKNNPKLLTQLHYCESTGIPLVVIIGEQELKEGIIKIRSVASREEVSGSSRNRRDELFLPFPDFVRNMHLLAEKLSPWLIVVEMNKHPLQMTTAACEYWLCGQKKDK; this is translated from the exons ATGCCCCTGCTCGGACTTCTTCCCAGGAGGGCCTGGGCTGCGCTGCTCAGCCAGCTCCTGCGACCGCCCTGCGCTTCTTGCACCGGGGCGGTCCGTTGCCAAAGCCAG GTTGCAGAGGCAGTGTTAACATCCCAACTGAAAGCACATCAAGAGAAACCAAATTTTATTATCAAGATCCCAAAG GGTACCAGGGATCTTAGTCCTCAGCATATGGTTGTGAGGGAGAAAATTCTTGATTTGGTTATCAGCTGCTTTAAACGTCATGGAGCaaaggggatggataccccagcATTTGAGCTGAAG GATTTTGACATTGCTGGTCAGTTTGACCCTATGATCCCTGATGCAGAGTGTTTGAAGATCATGTGTGAAATCCTAAGTGGATTGCAGTTGGGAGACTTTCTCATTAAG GTAAATGACCGGCGGATTGTGGATGGGATGTTTGCTGCCTGTGGTGTTCCTGAAAGCAAGTTCCGTGCCATCTGCTCCTCCATAGATAAACTAGACAAG ATGGCTTGGAAAGATGTGAGACATGAGATGGTGGCGAAGAAAGGCCTGGCTCCTGAGGTGGCTGATCGAATTGGGGATTATGTCCAATGTCATG GTGGGGTATCCCTGGTAGAGCAAATGTTTCAGGATCCCAGACTATCCCAGAACAAGCAGGCCCTGGAGGGCCTGGAAGACCTGAAGCTGCTATTTGAATACCTGAATTTATTTGGAATTGCTGAGAAG ATCTCATTTGACCTCAGCCTGGCTCGGGGCCTAGACTACTATACAGGAGTGATCTATGAAGCAGTGCTGCTGCAGACCCCAACTCAGGCTGGGGAGGAGCCCCTGAATGTAGGCAGTGTGGCTGCTGGTGGGCGCTATGACGGGCTGGTGGGCATGTTTGACCCCAAGGGCCACAAGGTGCCATGTGTGGGACTCAGCATTGGGGTTGAACGCATCTTCTACATTGTGGAGCAGAGGATGAAG ACCAAAGGTGAGAAGGTGCGGACTACAGAGACTCAAGTGTTTGTGGCCACACCACAGAAGAACTTTCTCCAAGAACGGTTGAAACTTATTACAGAGCTTTGGGATGCTGGAATCAAG GCAGAGATGCTATACAAGAACAACCCCAAACTATTAACCCAGCTGCACTATTGTGAGAGCACAGGCATTCCACTGGTGGTCATTATTGGTGAGCAAGAACTGAAAGAAGGGATCATCAAGATCCGTTCGGTGGCCAGCAGAGAGGAGGTGAGTGGCAGCAGCAGAAATAGAAGGGACGAATTGTTTCTGCCTTTCCCAGATTTTGTAAGAAATATGCATCTTCTGGCTGAGAAATTATCTCCATGGTTAATAGTGGTAGAGATGAACAAGCACCCACTCCAGATGACCACTGCAGCCTGTGAGTATTGGCTGTGTGGCCAGAAGAAAGACAAATGA
- the HARS2 gene encoding histidine--tRNA ligase, mitochondrial isoform X2, giving the protein MPLLGLLPRRAWAALLSQLLRPPCASCTGAVRCQSQVAEAVLTSQLKAHQEKPNFIIKIPKGTRDLSPQHMVVREKILDLVISCFKRHGAKGMDTPAFELKETLTEKYGEDSGLMYDLKDQGGELLSLRYDLTVPFARYLAMSKVKKMKRYHVGKVWRRESPSIVQGRYREFCQCDFDIAGQFDPMIPDAECLKIMCEILSGLQLGDFLIKVNDRRIVDGMFAACGVPESKFRAICSSIDKLDKMAWKDVRHEMVAKKGLAPEVADRIGDYVQCHGGVSLVEQMFQDPRLSQNKQALEGLEDLKLLFEYLNLFGIAEKISFDLSLARGLDYYTGVIYEAVLLQTPTQAGEEPLNVGSVAAGGRYDGLVGMFDPKGHKVPCVGLSIGVERIFYIVEQRMKTKGEKVRTTETQVFVATPQKNFLQERLKLITELWDAGIKAEMLYKNNPKLLTQLHYCESTGIPLVVIIGEQELKEGIIKIRSVASREEVSGSSRNRRDELFLPFPDFVRNMHLLAEKLSPWLIVVEMNKHPLQMTTAACEYWLCGQKKDK; this is encoded by the exons ATGCCCCTGCTCGGACTTCTTCCCAGGAGGGCCTGGGCTGCGCTGCTCAGCCAGCTCCTGCGACCGCCCTGCGCTTCTTGCACCGGGGCGGTCCGTTGCCAAAGCCAG GTTGCAGAGGCAGTGTTAACATCCCAACTGAAAGCACATCAAGAGAAACCAAATTTTATTATCAAGATCCCAAAG GGTACCAGGGATCTTAGTCCTCAGCATATGGTTGTGAGGGAGAAAATTCTTGATTTGGTTATCAGCTGCTTTAAACGTCATGGAGCaaaggggatggataccccagcATTTGAGCTGAAG GAAACACTGACTGAGAAGTATGGAGAGGACTCTGGGCTCATGTATGATCTGAAGGATCAAGGTGGAGAGCTGTTGTCCCTCCGCTATGACCTTACT GTTCCCTTTGCTCGTTATTTGGCCATGAGTAAGGTGAAGAAGATGAAACGTTATCATGTTGGAAAGGTGTGGCGGCGAGAGAGCCCAAGCATAGTCCAAGGCCGCTACAGGGAGTTCTGCCAGTGT GATTTTGACATTGCTGGTCAGTTTGACCCTATGATCCCTGATGCAGAGTGTTTGAAGATCATGTGTGAAATCCTAAGTGGATTGCAGTTGGGAGACTTTCTCATTAAG GTAAATGACCGGCGGATTGTGGATGGGATGTTTGCTGCCTGTGGTGTTCCTGAAAGCAAGTTCCGTGCCATCTGCTCCTCCATAGATAAACTAGACAAG ATGGCTTGGAAAGATGTGAGACATGAGATGGTGGCGAAGAAAGGCCTGGCTCCTGAGGTGGCTGATCGAATTGGGGATTATGTCCAATGTCATG GTGGGGTATCCCTGGTAGAGCAAATGTTTCAGGATCCCAGACTATCCCAGAACAAGCAGGCCCTGGAGGGCCTGGAAGACCTGAAGCTGCTATTTGAATACCTGAATTTATTTGGAATTGCTGAGAAG ATCTCATTTGACCTCAGCCTGGCTCGGGGCCTAGACTACTATACAGGAGTGATCTATGAAGCAGTGCTGCTGCAGACCCCAACTCAGGCTGGGGAGGAGCCCCTGAATGTAGGCAGTGTGGCTGCTGGTGGGCGCTATGACGGGCTGGTGGGCATGTTTGACCCCAAGGGCCACAAGGTGCCATGTGTGGGACTCAGCATTGGGGTTGAACGCATCTTCTACATTGTGGAGCAGAGGATGAAG ACCAAAGGTGAGAAGGTGCGGACTACAGAGACTCAAGTGTTTGTGGCCACACCACAGAAGAACTTTCTCCAAGAACGGTTGAAACTTATTACAGAGCTTTGGGATGCTGGAATCAAG GCAGAGATGCTATACAAGAACAACCCCAAACTATTAACCCAGCTGCACTATTGTGAGAGCACAGGCATTCCACTGGTGGTCATTATTGGTGAGCAAGAACTGAAAGAAGGGATCATCAAGATCCGTTCGGTGGCCAGCAGAGAGGAGGTGAGTGGCAGCAGCAGAAATAGAAGGGACGAATTGTTTCTGCCTTTCCCAGATTTTGTAAGAAATATGCATCTTCTGGCTGAGAAATTATCTCCATGGTTAATAGTGGTAGAGATGAACAAGCACCCACTCCAGATGACCACTGCAGCCTGTGAGTATTGGCTGTGTGGCCAGAAGAAAGACAAATGA
- the HARS2 gene encoding histidine--tRNA ligase, mitochondrial isoform X5 yields MPLLGLLPRRAWAALLSQLLRPPCASCTGAVRCQSQVAEAVLTSQLKAHQEKPNFIIKIPKETLTEKYGEDSGLMYDLKDQGGELLSLRYDLTYPSSLTDLCEVPFARYLAMSKVKKMKRYHVGKVWRRESPSIVQGRYREFCQCDFDIAGQFDPMIPDAECLKIMCEILSGLQLGDFLIKVNDRRIVDGMFAACGVPESKFRAICSSIDKLDKMAWKDVRHEMVAKKGLAPEVADRIGDYVQCHGGVSLVEQMFQDPRLSQNKQALEGLEDLKLLFEYLNLFGIAEKISFDLSLARGLDYYTGVIYEAVLLQTPTQAGEEPLNVGSVAAGGRYDGLVGMFDPKGHKVPCVGLSIGVERIFYIVEQRMKTKGEKVRTTETQVFVATPQKNFLQERLKLITELWDAGIKAEMLYKNNPKLLTQLHYCESTGIPLVVIIGEQELKEGIIKIRSVASREEVSGSSRNRRDELFLPFPDFVRNMHLLAEKLSPWLIVVEMNKHPLQMTTAACEYWLCGQKKDK; encoded by the exons ATGCCCCTGCTCGGACTTCTTCCCAGGAGGGCCTGGGCTGCGCTGCTCAGCCAGCTCCTGCGACCGCCCTGCGCTTCTTGCACCGGGGCGGTCCGTTGCCAAAGCCAG GTTGCAGAGGCAGTGTTAACATCCCAACTGAAAGCACATCAAGAGAAACCAAATTTTATTATCAAGATCCCAAAG GAAACACTGACTGAGAAGTATGGAGAGGACTCTGGGCTCATGTATGATCTGAAGGATCAAGGTGGAGAGCTGTTGTCCCTCCGCTATGACCTTACT TATCCCTCTTCCTTAACCGATTTATGTGAGGTTCCCTTTGCTCGTTATTTGGCCATGAGTAAGGTGAAGAAGATGAAACGTTATCATGTTGGAAAGGTGTGGCGGCGAGAGAGCCCAAGCATAGTCCAAGGCCGCTACAGGGAGTTCTGCCAGTGT GATTTTGACATTGCTGGTCAGTTTGACCCTATGATCCCTGATGCAGAGTGTTTGAAGATCATGTGTGAAATCCTAAGTGGATTGCAGTTGGGAGACTTTCTCATTAAG GTAAATGACCGGCGGATTGTGGATGGGATGTTTGCTGCCTGTGGTGTTCCTGAAAGCAAGTTCCGTGCCATCTGCTCCTCCATAGATAAACTAGACAAG ATGGCTTGGAAAGATGTGAGACATGAGATGGTGGCGAAGAAAGGCCTGGCTCCTGAGGTGGCTGATCGAATTGGGGATTATGTCCAATGTCATG GTGGGGTATCCCTGGTAGAGCAAATGTTTCAGGATCCCAGACTATCCCAGAACAAGCAGGCCCTGGAGGGCCTGGAAGACCTGAAGCTGCTATTTGAATACCTGAATTTATTTGGAATTGCTGAGAAG ATCTCATTTGACCTCAGCCTGGCTCGGGGCCTAGACTACTATACAGGAGTGATCTATGAAGCAGTGCTGCTGCAGACCCCAACTCAGGCTGGGGAGGAGCCCCTGAATGTAGGCAGTGTGGCTGCTGGTGGGCGCTATGACGGGCTGGTGGGCATGTTTGACCCCAAGGGCCACAAGGTGCCATGTGTGGGACTCAGCATTGGGGTTGAACGCATCTTCTACATTGTGGAGCAGAGGATGAAG ACCAAAGGTGAGAAGGTGCGGACTACAGAGACTCAAGTGTTTGTGGCCACACCACAGAAGAACTTTCTCCAAGAACGGTTGAAACTTATTACAGAGCTTTGGGATGCTGGAATCAAG GCAGAGATGCTATACAAGAACAACCCCAAACTATTAACCCAGCTGCACTATTGTGAGAGCACAGGCATTCCACTGGTGGTCATTATTGGTGAGCAAGAACTGAAAGAAGGGATCATCAAGATCCGTTCGGTGGCCAGCAGAGAGGAGGTGAGTGGCAGCAGCAGAAATAGAAGGGACGAATTGTTTCTGCCTTTCCCAGATTTTGTAAGAAATATGCATCTTCTGGCTGAGAAATTATCTCCATGGTTAATAGTGGTAGAGATGAACAAGCACCCACTCCAGATGACCACTGCAGCCTGTGAGTATTGGCTGTGTGGCCAGAAGAAAGACAAATGA
- the HARS2 gene encoding histidine--tRNA ligase, mitochondrial isoform X16 — MPLLGLLPRRAWAALLSQLLRPPCASCTGAVRCQSQVAEAVLTSQLKAHQEKPNFIIKIPKGTRDLSPQHMVVREKILDLVISCFKRHGAKGMDTPAFELKDFDIAGQFDPMIPDAECLKIMCEILSGLQLGDFLIKVNDRRIVDGMFAACGVPESKFRAICSSIDKLDKMAWKDVRHEMVAKKGLAPEVADRIGDYVQCHGGVSLVEQMFQDPRLSQNKQALEGLEDLKLLFEYLNLFGIAEKISFDLSLARGLDYYTGVIYEAVLLQTPTQAGEEPLNVGSVAAGGRYDGLVGMFDPKGHKVPCVGLSIGVERIFYIVEQRMKTKGEKVRTTETQVFVATPQKNFLQERLKLITELWDAGIKAEMLYKNNPKLLTQLHYCESTGIPLVVIIGEQELKEGIIKIRSVASREEVAIKRENLVAEIQKRLSES; from the exons ATGCCCCTGCTCGGACTTCTTCCCAGGAGGGCCTGGGCTGCGCTGCTCAGCCAGCTCCTGCGACCGCCCTGCGCTTCTTGCACCGGGGCGGTCCGTTGCCAAAGCCAG GTTGCAGAGGCAGTGTTAACATCCCAACTGAAAGCACATCAAGAGAAACCAAATTTTATTATCAAGATCCCAAAG GGTACCAGGGATCTTAGTCCTCAGCATATGGTTGTGAGGGAGAAAATTCTTGATTTGGTTATCAGCTGCTTTAAACGTCATGGAGCaaaggggatggataccccagcATTTGAGCTGAAG GATTTTGACATTGCTGGTCAGTTTGACCCTATGATCCCTGATGCAGAGTGTTTGAAGATCATGTGTGAAATCCTAAGTGGATTGCAGTTGGGAGACTTTCTCATTAAG GTAAATGACCGGCGGATTGTGGATGGGATGTTTGCTGCCTGTGGTGTTCCTGAAAGCAAGTTCCGTGCCATCTGCTCCTCCATAGATAAACTAGACAAG ATGGCTTGGAAAGATGTGAGACATGAGATGGTGGCGAAGAAAGGCCTGGCTCCTGAGGTGGCTGATCGAATTGGGGATTATGTCCAATGTCATG GTGGGGTATCCCTGGTAGAGCAAATGTTTCAGGATCCCAGACTATCCCAGAACAAGCAGGCCCTGGAGGGCCTGGAAGACCTGAAGCTGCTATTTGAATACCTGAATTTATTTGGAATTGCTGAGAAG ATCTCATTTGACCTCAGCCTGGCTCGGGGCCTAGACTACTATACAGGAGTGATCTATGAAGCAGTGCTGCTGCAGACCCCAACTCAGGCTGGGGAGGAGCCCCTGAATGTAGGCAGTGTGGCTGCTGGTGGGCGCTATGACGGGCTGGTGGGCATGTTTGACCCCAAGGGCCACAAGGTGCCATGTGTGGGACTCAGCATTGGGGTTGAACGCATCTTCTACATTGTGGAGCAGAGGATGAAG ACCAAAGGTGAGAAGGTGCGGACTACAGAGACTCAAGTGTTTGTGGCCACACCACAGAAGAACTTTCTCCAAGAACGGTTGAAACTTATTACAGAGCTTTGGGATGCTGGAATCAAG GCAGAGATGCTATACAAGAACAACCCCAAACTATTAACCCAGCTGCACTATTGTGAGAGCACAGGCATTCCACTGGTGGTCATTATTGGTGAGCAAGAACTGAAAGAAGGGATCATCAAGATCCGTTCGGTGGCCAGCAGAGAGGAG GTGGCCATTAAACGGGAAAATCTTGTGGCTGAAATTCAGAAGCGACTGTCTGAGTCTTGA